From the genome of Pelobacter propionicus DSM 2379, one region includes:
- a CDS encoding ATP-binding protein → MKQPSGIFHPGILQKLLLMHLLVFIVFAMTILAVFLSFRDIESFSRTIIDTDVKQVVTNAQLGRSLNGVFVDTDLLVSTFLNRGEGFSTEAARISSQVSALEDRHATPQLREALKKYTDSQRLLFQQCATVHGYSRALDRLEQNLDAEISSLEGTLSQQLITLASQGRDASILEQLSIIIPGYRETLLQIAIQHTRLRLRHPGTPQSEYGNQILALLDDLHLRLRTLTASEPAIKAFGLKLMRNVDTYRATTRQFLQAMDELRTRLDRTNDDKGQLLSAMKSADQSISQTAGNMGRDISTVMGSTRGFILAVAGGLFVSLGLFTIAFSLRNIRRPMRLILQGIESIRNGDLETRIQLNRHDEWNDIESALNRMAEERRKGEEALRESEQRLSATIQGSPIPTFVIDREQKIIHWNRALEQLSNIRADEVIGSDLAWKAFYDKERPTLANLLVREETSSLSSWYRGKFSKSRLVDEAYEATDFFPKWGEEGKWHSLFTNLPGGSFTVNHDYIIEEVNDVLCDVTGYTREELIGQPCGIICPKGPHHCPIFDLGKESIDNSETTVKAKDSNLVPIIKSARRITVGSREVIVENFQDITEQKLLEAQLGHAQKMEAVGQLAGGVAHDFNNILTAIIGYGNLLQMKVGGDETLEKYVNQILYSAERAATLTNSLLAFSRKHIIHVREVSLNEIIARAEKLLSRLVPEDIELRVLVGPDCSILADSTQMEQVLMNLVTNARDSMPDGGRLTISTEPAFLDREFVHRQGYGEPGSFVKVTFSDNGVGMDEGIRERIFEPFFTTKETGKGTGLGLAIVYGIVKQHEGYIDVSSQPGRGTTFTIYLPLITATDQPAHSPDSRTLPRGTETLLLAEDEPLVRVITKTILEEFGYTVIEAEDGVDAVDRFQEHRERIQLIILDVIMPKKNGRQAYDAIRLIRPEVKALFMSGYADDILSSKGIRDEELHFVPKPLDQSILLHKVREILDA, encoded by the coding sequence ATGAAACAGCCCTCCGGCATATTCCATCCCGGCATACTGCAAAAACTGCTGCTCATGCATCTGCTGGTGTTTATCGTCTTCGCCATGACCATACTGGCGGTGTTTCTCTCCTTTCGCGACATCGAATCCTTCTCCCGGACAATCATCGATACCGACGTCAAGCAGGTGGTAACCAACGCCCAACTGGGGAGGAGCCTGAACGGAGTGTTCGTCGACACCGACCTTCTGGTCAGCACCTTCCTGAACAGGGGCGAGGGGTTCAGCACAGAGGCTGCACGGATTTCGTCGCAGGTCAGCGCCCTTGAGGATCGGCACGCCACCCCGCAGCTCAGGGAGGCCCTGAAAAAATACACCGACAGCCAGCGCCTGCTCTTCCAGCAGTGCGCCACGGTGCATGGCTACTCCCGCGCCCTGGACAGGCTCGAGCAGAATCTTGACGCTGAAATTTCGTCACTGGAGGGGACCCTCTCCCAGCAACTGATCACCCTTGCCAGCCAGGGGCGGGACGCATCCATCCTGGAACAGCTCAGCATCATCATTCCCGGTTATCGGGAAACCTTGCTGCAGATCGCCATCCAGCATACCCGGCTGCGCCTGCGGCATCCCGGAACCCCCCAGTCCGAATACGGCAATCAGATACTGGCGCTTCTTGACGACCTTCACCTGCGCCTGCGCACCCTGACGGCTTCCGAACCAGCCATCAAAGCTTTCGGGCTTAAGTTGATGCGCAACGTGGACACCTACAGGGCAACGACGCGACAGTTCCTGCAGGCCATGGATGAGTTGCGCACGCGCCTGGACAGGACCAATGACGACAAGGGGCAGCTCCTTTCCGCCATGAAGTCCGCCGACCAGAGCATTTCCCAGACTGCCGGCAACATGGGCAGGGACATCTCGACGGTCATGGGTTCCACCAGGGGCTTTATTCTGGCTGTCGCCGGCGGGCTGTTCGTCTCCCTCGGCCTTTTCACCATCGCCTTCAGTCTCAGAAACATCCGCCGTCCCATGCGGCTGATTCTGCAGGGGATCGAGTCCATCAGAAACGGCGATCTGGAGACCCGCATCCAGCTGAACCGCCACGACGAGTGGAACGACATCGAGTCGGCCCTCAACCGCATGGCCGAGGAACGTCGGAAAGGCGAAGAGGCGCTCAGGGAGAGCGAGCAGCGGTTGTCGGCCACGATTCAGGGATCGCCGATCCCGACCTTCGTGATCGACAGGGAGCAGAAGATCATCCACTGGAACCGGGCACTGGAACAGCTCAGCAACATCCGGGCCGACGAGGTGATCGGTTCGGATCTGGCCTGGAAGGCCTTTTACGATAAAGAGCGGCCGACCCTGGCAAACCTGCTGGTCAGGGAGGAGACCTCTTCCCTATCGTCCTGGTATCGCGGCAAGTTCAGCAAGTCCCGGCTGGTGGATGAGGCCTACGAGGCGACCGACTTCTTCCCCAAATGGGGCGAGGAGGGGAAGTGGCATTCGCTGTTCACCAACCTCCCCGGAGGGAGCTTCACGGTCAACCACGACTACATCATCGAGGAGGTCAACGATGTGCTCTGCGACGTGACCGGCTACACGCGGGAGGAGCTCATCGGTCAGCCCTGCGGCATCATCTGCCCCAAGGGGCCGCACCATTGCCCCATCTTCGACCTGGGCAAGGAGAGCATCGACAACAGCGAGACCACGGTGAAGGCGAAAGACAGCAACCTTGTGCCGATCATCAAGAGCGCCCGGAGAATCACCGTCGGAAGCAGGGAGGTGATCGTCGAAAACTTTCAGGACATCACCGAACAAAAGCTTCTGGAGGCCCAACTGGGGCATGCCCAGAAGATGGAGGCTGTCGGCCAGTTGGCAGGCGGCGTTGCCCACGACTTCAACAACATCCTGACCGCCATCATCGGCTACGGCAACCTGCTGCAGATGAAGGTCGGCGGGGACGAAACCCTGGAGAAGTACGTCAACCAGATACTCTACTCCGCCGAACGGGCAGCCACCCTCACCAACAGCCTGCTGGCATTCAGCAGGAAGCATATCATCCACGTACGGGAGGTCAGCCTGAACGAGATCATCGCCAGGGCTGAAAAGCTCCTCTCACGGCTGGTGCCCGAAGACATCGAACTGCGCGTCTTAGTCGGCCCCGACTGTTCCATCCTCGCCGACTCCACCCAGATGGAGCAGGTATTGATGAACCTGGTCACCAATGCCCGGGACTCCATGCCCGACGGCGGCCGGCTCACCATCAGCACCGAGCCGGCCTTCCTGGACAGGGAGTTCGTGCACCGCCAGGGCTACGGCGAACCGGGCAGCTTCGTCAAGGTGACGTTTTCGGACAACGGCGTCGGCATGGATGAGGGAATCAGGGAGCGGATATTCGAGCCGTTTTTCACCACAAAGGAAACGGGCAAGGGCACCGGCCTGGGACTTGCCATCGTCTACGGGATCGTCAAACAGCACGAAGGGTACATCGATGTATCGAGCCAGCCGGGCAGGGGTACAACCTTCACCATATACCTGCCGTTGATTACGGCAACCGACCAACCAGCCCACAGTCCGGACAGCAGGACATTGCCGCGGGGTACGGAAACCCTCCTCCTGGCTGAGGATGAGCCACTGGTACGAGTCATCACCAAGACCATCCTGGAAGAGTTCGGCTATACGGTGATCGAGGCTGAGGATGGCGTCGATGCGGTTGACAGATTCCAGGAGCACCGGGAGCGGATCCAGCTGATCATCCTGGATGTGATCATGCCAAAAAAGAACGGCAGACAGGCCTATGACGCCATCAGGCTGATCCGCCCGGAGGTGAAGGCGCTGTTCATGAGCGGTTACGCCGACGACATCCTGAGCAGCAAGGGGATCAGGGACGAAGAGCTGCATTTCGTTCCCAAACCCCTGGACCAGAGCATCCTCCTGCACAAGGTACGCGAGATTCTGGACGCATGA
- a CDS encoding ABC transporter substrate-binding protein, translated as MFHRSPAAILAVLVMAAICLLPARGEATPYRVLVVMSYHESMPWEREIREGIESQLARTATLRYVYMNTKNDFSGGPEQARQALRVYHEFRPHGVIAADDDAVAMFVAPYLKNRVTTPVMFCGVNDEPTAYGFPAANVSGILERAHFRESIAFLHQLRPSLTRMAFLTIDNPTGRAYTRQIRQEAASYPATVSAIKLAKTLNQALAISRELRSTSDALFVIAMEGLPDASGRPLAEKEIFRAVSRCYGKPVIGMNEFNIRTGLLCAVAKNGQEQGATAARMLLRAMEGTPVSRIPITRNRNGKRLLNVRAMKSFGIKPRPVFLVGTQMVETEHE; from the coding sequence ATGTTCCACAGGAGTCCTGCAGCCATCCTGGCCGTGCTGGTCATGGCCGCCATCTGCCTGCTTCCCGCGAGGGGAGAAGCGACCCCCTACAGGGTGCTGGTGGTCATGAGCTACCATGAAAGCATGCCCTGGGAACGGGAGATCCGCGAGGGAATAGAGTCGCAACTGGCCCGGACGGCAACCCTGCGCTACGTCTACATGAATACGAAGAACGACTTTAGCGGAGGGCCGGAACAGGCACGGCAGGCTTTGCGGGTCTACCACGAATTCCGTCCCCACGGCGTGATCGCCGCCGACGACGACGCCGTGGCGATGTTCGTGGCCCCCTACCTGAAGAACCGGGTCACAACGCCGGTCATGTTCTGCGGGGTCAACGACGAGCCAACAGCCTACGGCTTTCCGGCAGCCAACGTGTCCGGCATCCTGGAACGGGCCCATTTCAGGGAATCCATAGCCTTTCTGCACCAGCTCAGGCCGTCGCTTACCCGCATGGCCTTCCTGACCATAGACAACCCCACCGGAAGGGCCTACACCCGGCAGATCCGCCAGGAGGCGGCATCGTATCCGGCCACGGTCAGCGCCATAAAGCTGGCGAAGACGCTAAACCAGGCGCTTGCCATTTCCCGGGAACTGAGGAGCACGAGCGACGCGCTCTTCGTCATTGCCATGGAAGGCCTGCCGGACGCATCGGGCAGACCGCTGGCCGAAAAGGAGATCTTCCGGGCGGTGTCGCGCTGCTACGGAAAACCGGTCATCGGCATGAACGAGTTCAACATTCGCACGGGCCTGCTCTGCGCGGTGGCTAAAAACGGCCAGGAGCAGGGCGCCACGGCCGCCAGGATGCTGCTCAGGGCCATGGAGGGTACGCCCGTTTCCCGCATCCCCATCACCCGCAACAGAAACGGCAAGCGCTTGCTGAATGTCAGAGCCATGAAGTCCTTCGGCATCAAACCCCGCCCGGTCTTTCTGGTGGGCACGCAGATGGTGGAAACCGAACATGAGTGA
- a CDS encoding ABC transporter substrate-binding protein, which translates to MPYGKTTLLPFLLLFLLLGTLCPAGAGAGAAPYRVLVVMSYHETQPLEEETRKGIESVLQGKAELHYVYLDTKYNSHQGKEKAATAYALYRELRPDGVIAADDDAQALFVVPFLRNRVTTPVMFCGVNAEPDRYGYPARNVSGIRERSHISESIAFLQQLVPSVRRIAFMASDDAMGKILKSLVEREAQSYSATSLPVRLVTTLGEAKSAALELRQQSDALLLFSMASIRDAAHNHPNDRQIFSSLSRQYGKPVIGTTDYMIRHGLLCAVVNSGREQGATAARMLLRAMDGTAVSRIPLTSNYEGKRMINVTVMKSLGIRPRPIVLRGVELVNTAE; encoded by the coding sequence GTGCCCTACGGAAAAACCACACTGCTGCCCTTCCTGCTGCTGTTTCTGCTCCTGGGGACTCTCTGCCCCGCAGGTGCAGGTGCAGGCGCCGCACCCTACCGGGTTCTGGTTGTCATGAGCTATCATGAAACCCAGCCCCTGGAGGAAGAAACCAGGAAGGGGATCGAGTCGGTCCTGCAGGGCAAGGCTGAGTTACACTACGTCTACCTGGACACGAAGTACAACTCCCATCAGGGAAAGGAAAAGGCGGCCACGGCGTATGCCCTGTACCGGGAACTCCGCCCCGACGGTGTCATCGCCGCCGACGATGATGCGCAGGCGCTGTTCGTCGTCCCCTTTCTGAGGAACAGGGTCACAACGCCGGTCATGTTCTGCGGAGTCAACGCGGAACCGGACCGCTACGGCTACCCTGCCCGCAATGTATCCGGCATTCGCGAACGCTCCCACATCAGCGAATCCATAGCGTTTCTGCAGCAGCTGGTCCCCTCGGTCAGAAGGATCGCCTTCATGGCCTCCGACGATGCCATGGGGAAGATACTCAAGAGCCTGGTCGAGAGGGAGGCCCAATCGTACTCGGCAACGTCGCTGCCGGTCAGGTTGGTAACTACCCTGGGCGAGGCGAAGAGCGCCGCCCTGGAGCTGCGCCAGCAAAGTGACGCCCTGCTGCTGTTCTCCATGGCCTCGATCAGGGATGCAGCACACAACCATCCCAACGACAGGCAGATCTTCAGCAGCCTGTCACGGCAATACGGCAAACCGGTTATCGGCACGACTGATTACATGATCCGCCACGGTCTGCTCTGCGCCGTGGTCAACTCCGGCCGGGAACAGGGGGCCACCGCCGCCAGAATGCTGCTCAGGGCCATGGACGGAACAGCGGTCTCCCGGATTCCGCTCACCAGCAACTACGAGGGGAAGCGCATGATCAATGTCACCGTCATGAAGTCCCTGGGCATCAGGCCACGTCCGATCGTCCTGCGCGGCGTGGAACTGGTCAATACCGCTGAATAG
- the xerD gene encoding site-specific tyrosine recombinase XerD, whose protein sequence is MNEYLDLFLGYIAVERGLATNTRQAYSRDLGRYLDFLAERGKNEPAEVTAADIASFLVRLRDEGLAPASRARCLSAIRMFHKFLMIEKYCDDNPSAILEAPRTLHKLPAFLEPAEVDRLFSACAGTSGEDLRDRAMLELLYATGLRVSELVTITLRQVNLDVGYLMVVGKGDKERLVPIGESARGRVRRYIEEARYRLDPQGRTPHLFLSRLGDAMSRQAFWNLIRKRAKLAAIAKDISPHTLRHSFATHLLENGADLRSVQIMLGHADLSSTQIYTHVTRERLKRLHQEIHPRG, encoded by the coding sequence GTGAACGAGTACCTGGACCTATTCCTGGGCTACATCGCCGTGGAACGGGGGCTTGCGACCAACACCCGCCAGGCCTACAGTCGCGATCTGGGGCGTTACCTCGATTTCCTGGCTGAGCGGGGGAAAAACGAGCCGGCCGAGGTGACGGCGGCCGATATCGCCTCCTTTCTGGTAAGACTGAGAGATGAGGGGCTCGCCCCGGCCAGCAGGGCGCGCTGTCTGTCGGCCATCCGCATGTTCCACAAGTTCCTGATGATCGAGAAGTACTGTGACGACAACCCGTCGGCCATACTCGAAGCGCCCCGCACCCTGCACAAGCTGCCGGCATTCCTGGAGCCGGCGGAGGTGGACCGCCTGTTTTCCGCCTGCGCCGGGACGTCGGGGGAGGATCTGCGTGACCGTGCCATGCTGGAGCTGCTCTACGCCACCGGGCTAAGGGTATCGGAACTGGTCACTATCACGCTGCGCCAGGTCAACCTTGATGTGGGATACCTGATGGTTGTGGGCAAGGGGGACAAGGAGCGGCTGGTGCCCATCGGCGAGTCGGCCCGCGGGCGGGTCAGAAGGTATATCGAGGAGGCCCGCTACCGCCTCGATCCCCAGGGGCGCACCCCCCATCTCTTCCTCTCCCGCCTGGGGGATGCCATGAGCCGCCAGGCCTTCTGGAACCTGATCAGGAAGCGGGCGAAACTCGCCGCAATCGCGAAGGATATTTCGCCCCATACCCTGCGCCACTCCTTCGCCACCCACCTGCTGGAGAACGGCGCCGACCTGCGCAGCGTGCAGATCATGCTGGGCCATGCCGATCTCTCCAGCACCCAGATCTACACCCACGTCACCCGCGAGCGGTTGAAAAGGCTGCACCAGGAGATTCATCCCCGGGGATGA
- a CDS encoding MBL fold metallo-hydrolase, whose amino-acid sequence MKICSLASGSKGNCLYLETGDTRVLIDAGLSLRETVLRMEGRAIDASGVHGVLVTHEHIDHIRSAGSFARKFKVPILASHLVQHKMEKQFKNCRVIPFESGSELNFRDIRIDPFPITHDTCDPVGFVLESREGRCGSATDLGIATHLVRDKLRGCRALNLESNHDLDMLMNGPYPWELKQRIKSRHGHLSNAESLELLFELAHGGLEALVMAHLSEVNNHPDHVTRASRAFLSEQNVCSPAVAIGDQYRASEVMEI is encoded by the coding sequence GTGAAAATCTGTTCGCTGGCCAGCGGCAGCAAGGGAAACTGTCTCTATCTGGAGACCGGTGATACCCGCGTGCTGATCGATGCGGGGCTGTCGCTACGCGAAACCGTGCTGCGCATGGAGGGGCGTGCTATCGACGCCTCCGGTGTCCACGGCGTGCTGGTTACCCATGAGCATATCGACCACATCCGCAGCGCCGGTTCCTTTGCCCGCAAGTTCAAGGTTCCCATTCTTGCCAGCCATCTGGTCCAGCACAAGATGGAAAAGCAGTTCAAGAATTGCCGGGTGATCCCGTTTGAATCCGGCAGCGAATTGAACTTCCGCGACATTCGTATCGACCCGTTTCCCATTACCCACGATACCTGCGATCCGGTCGGCTTCGTGCTGGAGTCGCGGGAGGGGCGCTGCGGTTCGGCCACCGACCTGGGCATCGCCACCCACCTGGTACGGGATAAACTGCGCGGTTGCCGGGCCCTTAACCTGGAATCGAACCATGATCTGGATATGCTGATGAACGGCCCTTACCCCTGGGAACTGAAACAGCGCATCAAGTCGCGCCACGGCCATCTCTCCAACGCCGAATCCCTGGAGCTGCTGTTCGAACTGGCCCACGGGGGGCTGGAGGCACTGGTGATGGCCCACCTGTCGGAGGTGAACAACCACCCGGACCATGTGACCCGCGCCAGCCGGGCCTTTCTCAGCGAGCAGAACGTCTGCTCGCCGGCCGTGGCCATCGGCGACCAGTACCGGGCCAGCGAAGTGATGGAGATATGA
- the purB gene encoding adenylosuccinate lyase: MIERYSRPEMAHIWTAQNRFKIWLEIETLACEAQAELGVIPKDVVPVIREKGNFDIARIDAIEAEVKHDVIAFLTSVSEYVGPEARFIHQGMTSSDVLDTCLSVQLTQAADQLLVDLDMVLASIRKRALEHRDTVCIGRSHGIHAEPVTFGLKLATWYAEMQRNRDRLAASRETIATGAISGAVGTFANIDPFVEEYVCQRMGLKAEPVSTQVIPRDRHAEYFCTLALIASSMERIAVEIRHLQRTEVLEAEEFFSKGQKGSSAMPHKRNPVLSENLTGQARYIRSLCIPALENVALWHERDISHSSVERYIGPDATVALDFSLRRLNGLIENLVVYPENMLRNLNQMKGLVFSQKILLDLTQAGVSREDSYRLVQRNAMKVWEQGKDFLTELLNDQEVVGALGEAKIRESFDLNYHLKHVNTIFKRVFGE; encoded by the coding sequence ATGATCGAGCGCTATTCCCGCCCCGAGATGGCCCACATCTGGACCGCCCAAAACCGTTTCAAGATCTGGCTGGAGATAGAGACCCTGGCCTGCGAGGCCCAGGCGGAACTGGGGGTCATCCCCAAGGACGTGGTGCCGGTGATCCGTGAGAAGGGCAATTTCGACATCGCCCGCATCGACGCCATCGAGGCCGAAGTCAAGCACGACGTGATCGCCTTTCTGACCTCGGTGTCCGAATATGTGGGGCCCGAGGCGCGTTTCATTCACCAGGGGATGACCTCTTCAGATGTCCTCGATACCTGCCTGTCGGTGCAGTTGACCCAGGCGGCCGACCAGCTGCTGGTGGACCTGGACATGGTGCTGGCTTCCATCAGGAAGCGCGCCCTGGAACACCGCGACACGGTCTGCATCGGCCGCTCCCACGGCATTCACGCCGAGCCGGTCACCTTCGGCCTCAAGCTGGCCACCTGGTACGCCGAGATGCAGAGGAACCGTGACCGCCTGGCCGCCAGCCGCGAGACCATCGCCACCGGCGCCATCTCCGGCGCGGTGGGCACCTTTGCCAACATCGACCCCTTTGTTGAGGAGTACGTCTGCCAGAGGATGGGGCTCAAGGCCGAGCCGGTCTCCACCCAGGTCATCCCCCGCGACCGCCATGCAGAATACTTTTGCACCCTGGCCCTGATCGCCTCCTCCATGGAGCGCATCGCCGTTGAAATCCGCCACCTGCAGCGCACCGAGGTGCTGGAGGCGGAGGAGTTCTTCAGCAAGGGGCAGAAGGGGTCGTCGGCCATGCCCCACAAGCGCAACCCGGTGCTCTCCGAGAACCTCACCGGTCAGGCGCGCTACATCCGCTCCCTCTGCATTCCGGCCCTGGAAAACGTGGCTCTCTGGCACGAGCGGGACATCTCCCACTCCTCGGTGGAGCGTTACATCGGCCCGGACGCCACCGTGGCCCTGGACTTCTCCCTGCGCCGTCTGAACGGCCTGATCGAGAACCTGGTGGTCTATCCCGAAAACATGCTCAGGAACCTGAACCAGATGAAGGGGCTGGTCTTCTCCCAGAAGATTCTCCTGGACCTGACCCAGGCCGGCGTCTCCCGGGAGGATTCCTACCGTCTGGTGCAGCGCAACGCCATGAAGGTCTGGGAGCAGGGCAAGGACTTCTTGACCGAGCTGTTGAACGACCAGGAGGTGGTGGGCGCCCTGGGCGAGGCCAAAATCCGCGAGTCCTTCGACCTGAACTACCACCTGAAGCACGTGAACACCATCTTCAAACGGGTATTCGGTGAATAG
- a CDS encoding mechanosensitive ion channel family protein translates to MNSGLLTLLQSFLRPQETDGILRVWAKELLVALLILTCFWLLAQAACWILNRWGRRLTTFTRSDLDDRILQRLIPHVSRLLTMLGLYLAMHSLPLNERLVVIFSGLLYVVLVAVFFNLVYHALDELIQWYIAGQRERSDALISRQMLPVAEKLALLLLMGTALIIILKHFNYDIFSVVTALGIGSLAIGLAAKDTLAHMISGFTLMLDRPFRIGDRIQLAGGQTGDVLDIGLRSTKIMTLSNQQLVIPNSELCNSMLTNLAAPDVRAKGRINIGVAYGSDVERVKRVLVDTALAVDDVLADPPPEAFFVAFGDSSLSMALFFWVESYEILFTTTDRINSLILRRFADNAIEIPFPTRTVIMEKGLD, encoded by the coding sequence GTGAATAGCGGACTGCTCACATTGCTCCAGAGCTTCCTCCGGCCCCAGGAAACCGACGGAATCCTGAGGGTATGGGCCAAAGAGCTGCTGGTGGCGCTTTTGATCCTGACCTGCTTCTGGCTGCTGGCTCAAGCAGCCTGCTGGATCCTGAACAGGTGGGGGCGCAGGCTTACCACCTTTACCCGCTCCGATCTTGACGATCGCATTCTGCAGCGGCTTATTCCCCATGTGTCGCGTCTCTTGACCATGCTGGGGCTCTACCTGGCCATGCACTCCCTGCCGCTGAACGAACGGCTGGTGGTGATCTTCTCCGGCCTGCTTTACGTCGTGCTGGTGGCGGTCTTCTTCAACCTGGTGTACCATGCCCTGGACGAACTGATACAGTGGTACATCGCCGGTCAGCGTGAGCGGAGCGATGCCCTGATCTCGCGCCAGATGCTGCCGGTTGCCGAAAAGCTGGCCCTGCTGCTCCTCATGGGTACGGCCCTAATCATCATCCTCAAACATTTTAACTATGATATCTTCTCGGTGGTCACCGCCCTGGGGATCGGCTCCCTGGCCATCGGTTTGGCGGCCAAGGACACCCTGGCCCACATGATCTCCGGGTTCACCCTGATGCTTGACCGCCCCTTCAGGATCGGCGACCGTATCCAGCTGGCAGGGGGGCAGACCGGCGATGTGCTGGACATCGGCCTGCGCAGCACCAAGATCATGACCCTCTCCAACCAGCAGCTGGTGATCCCCAACTCGGAACTGTGCAACAGCATGCTGACCAACCTGGCTGCTCCCGATGTGCGGGCCAAGGGGCGCATCAACATCGGCGTGGCCTATGGCAGCGATGTGGAACGGGTCAAGCGGGTGCTGGTGGATACGGCCCTGGCGGTGGATGATGTGCTGGCTGACCCGCCGCCGGAGGCGTTTTTCGTTGCCTTCGGAGACTCATCTCTCAGCATGGCCCTGTTCTTCTGGGTCGAGAGTTACGAAATCCTGTTTACGACCACCGACAGGATCAATTCGCTGATCCTGCGTCGATTTGCCGACAACGCTATTGAGATACCGTTCCCCACCCGGACGGTGATTATGGAAAAAGGACTGGACTGA